A stretch of the Nakaseomyces glabratus chromosome L, complete sequence genome encodes the following:
- the THI3 gene encoding branched-chain-2-oxoacid decarboxylase THI3 (CAGL0L06842g~Ortholog(s) have RNA polymerase II activating transcription factor binding activity and role in positive regulation of thiamine biosynthetic process, positive regulation of transcription from RNA polymerase II promoter) has translation MNYTEEYGLPSQISISEYLFHRLNQLKIWTIFGLPGDFNMPLLDKLYSIPTMRWAGNTNELNAAYAADGYSRLKHLGCLITTFGVGELSAINGVAGSYAEHVGILHIVGMPPTSAQTKQLLLHHTLGNGDYSVFYRIANDIACHTAIINDTDLCADEVDNCIRAAWGYQKPVYLGVPVNQVDIPVDSSRLNNPIDLSILKKTKETDAQVIDLLLKQMYSASKPIIVVDACVRRHDALKETHALCELTNFPVFVTPMGKGTIDESYKNFGGVYSGSLSSPEVREVTDFADFVLFIGAILPEFSTSTFHFGFKKKNCCILFPTSVKIKKATFPDMLLKGTLQSLVDTIEPSKITYKHQAKVDIIAPKMEPSDSNLLRQEWVWNEISHWFKENDIIITETGSSAFGINQTRFPTNTIGINQALWGSVGFALCSCLGALFAVEEKTVVKHNLEIKLRNYNRNIFTENRTILFVGDGAFQLTVQELSTIIRWKLKPYIFIMNNNGYSVDRFLHHRSDASYYDVQPWNYLYLLELFGCTSFETRKIVTVSDFKELLADESFAKPDKIRMIEIMLPQSDVPKTLIARWQAEKELSNKRAGDFSENSSENSSPTIDPHWVKKQYLGPVTPTSSLSTELHSRSQMYL, from the coding sequence TATTCGATTCCTACGATGAGATGGGCAGGTAACACCAACGAGCTTAACGCAGCCTATGCTGCAGATGGTTACTCAAGGCTAAAACATCTGGGCTGTCTCATAACTACCTTCGGTGTTGGTGAGCTCTCAGCTATCAATGGTGTTGCTGGGTCATACGCAGAGCATGTGGGAATTCTACACATAGTAGGGATGCCTCCAACAAGCGCACAAACCAAGCAACTCTTGCTACATCATACATTGGGTAACGGAGATTACTCTGTATTTTACCGAATAGCAAATGATATAGCCTGTCACACAGCAATTATCAATGATACTGACCTGTGTGCTGACGAAGTCGACAATTGTATTAGAGCAGCATGGGGCTACCAAAAGCCTGTATATCTAGGAGTTCCCGTAAACCAAGTCGATATTCCAGTTGACTCGAGTAGACTTAATAACCCAATAGATCTAAGCATATTAAAGAAgacaaaagaaacagacGCACAGGTGATAGATCTCTTATTGAAACAAATGTATAGCGCATCAAAACCTATAATAGTAGTGGATGCATGTGTTAGGCGGCATGATGCATTGAAAGAAACGCATGCGTTATGTGAACTGACTAACTTTCCTGTGTTCGTAACTCCTATGGGTAAAGGGACCATTGATGAAAGCTATAAGAATTTTGGTGGTGTCTATTCAGGATCTTTATCTTCTCCAGAGGTTCGAGAAGTAACAGACTTTGCCgattttgtattatttattgGTGCTATATTGCCAGAATTCAGTACAAGTACATTTCATTTTGGCTTTAAGAAAAAGAATTGTTGTATATTATTCCCAACATCTGTAAAGATAAAGAAGGCTACTTTTCCTGATATGCTTCTTAAGGGAACTTTACAGTCGTTAGTTGACACCATTGAGCCTTCCAAGATAACCTACAAGCATCAAGCCAAAGTAGATATTATTGCACCAAAGATGGAACCCTCAGATTCCAATCTGTTAAGACAAGAATGGGTCTGGAATGAAATATCACATTggttcaaagaaaatgatattatcaTAACAGAGACTGGTTCATCAGCGTTTGGTATCAACCAAACAAGATTTCCCACTAACACTATAGGTATTAACCAGGCACTTTGGGGGTCCGTTGGGTTTGCTTTATGTTCATGTTTAGGAGCTTTATTTGCCGTGGAAGAGAAAACAGTAGTGAAGCACAATCTTGAAATTAAACTTCGCAATTATAATAGAAATATCTTTACTGAAAACAGGACTATATTATTTGTTGGTGATGGTGCATTCCAGCTAACAGTACAAGAATTATCGACGATAATAAGGTGGAAACTGAAAccttatatttttattatgaaCAACAACGGTTACTCTGTAGATAGATTTTTGCATCATAGATCGGATGCATCTTATTATGATGTGCAACCATGGAACTATTTATACCTGTTAGAATTATTTGGCTGTACATCTTTCGAAACCCGTAAGATTGTAACAGTAAGTGATTTTAAAGAACTGCTAGCCGATGAATCCTTCGCCAAGCCTGATAAGATACGGATGATAGAGATCATGTTACCTCAAAGCGATGTTCCAAAGACACTGATTGCCAGATGGCAAGCAGAGAAGGAGCTATCAAACAAGAGAGCTGGTGACTTCAGTGAAAACTCATCAGAGAATTCATCCCCTACCATAGATCCACACTGGGTCAAAAAGCAATATTTGGGGCCTGTGACACCAACAAGCAGCTTGTCGACTGAACTGCATTCTAGGAGTCAAATGTATTTATGA
- a CDS encoding uncharacterized protein (CAGL0L06864g~Putative protein related to ECM3; gene is downregulated in azole-resistant strain) — protein MVLRGLRESLFKTNRSSPPFQAQNSETTDSDQNVLRERVNIESRVGNLQDNDFTSMRLPARLDDRNGLDDNLFNSSDNEDEDEDDDDYLFVAQDANGQDHIQGAGSGISIGSRYVSGIKNSLVSTFAFRKESTAWKSVSELEKKKEHEMFYLLSRYNESVDGGYLAPFHYLPVNKYDYSVHTVRSLIIGRKLAPFYVPLDEFQENWSREQLLSAVTRLPLHERMSSLPKDHPVLKELEETSNLPVEDLGRDTIMNHIDKSLPFKKQKKLRQKIFHARNIRLRIKLQEEETEIIAGIPKKGSKVESIKEKYYPNDDLKIDIYSNVEECPICFFNMPAPLNKTKCCKQNLCTECFILMKRQRPQLNRISRTLTTTDNTEIDIARGIFSYTELDNNEGSRYRITIKVNSTPAKCPYCTQEDFAVTYNPPSSRRTGIGGVPPATYDPNVKPFINSNRKSHIISELDRITCVKSDDIRPYWQLASKQTRVLYRTHLNQRDLLARLANHEDQNNHSVSQSMSGYESTGLRHVEDSAAHIFSNTIPIIAQESNMSRPN, from the coding sequence ATGGTTCTGAGAGGTTTACGTGAGTCCCTATTCAAGACTAATAGGAGTAGCCCTCCATTTCAGGCTCAAAACTCAGAGACAACTGATTCAGATCAAAATGTGCTACGAGAAAGGGTGAACATAGAGTCCCGTGTGGGGAATTTGCAAGATAATGATTTTACTAGTATGCGCTTACCAGCTAGATTGGATGATCGTAATGGCCTTGACGACAACCTGTTTAACTCTTCAGAtaatgaggatgaggatgaggatgatgatgactATTTGTTTGTTGCACAAGATGCTAATGGCCAAGATCATATACAGGGAGCAGGTTCAGGAATATCGATAGGGTCAAGGTATGTATCTGGTATCAAAAATAGTTTAGTGTCGACATTTGCATTCAGGAAGGAATCGACAGCTTGGAAATCAGTTAGTGAAttagagaaaaagaaagagcaCGAGATGTTTTACCTACTTTCTAGATATAACGAATCTGTGGACGGCGGGTATTTGGCGCCATTTCATTACTTGCCCGTGAATAAGTATGATTATTCTGTGCATACTGTAAGATCTTTAATTATAGGTAGAAAACTAGCACCATTCTATGTGCCCTTAGATGAGTTTCAAGAAAATTGGTCTAGAGAGCAACTTTTAAGTGCTGTTACCAGACTTCCGCTTCATGAAAGAATGAGTTCTTTGCCAAAGGACCATCCTGTGCTCAAGGAACTGGAAGAGACCAGTAATTTACCTGTAGAAGACCTAGGTAGAGACACAATAATGAACCATATTGATAAATCATTACCATTcaagaagcaaaagaagTTAAGACAGAAGATATTTCATGCTAGGAATATACGCCtaagaataaaattacAAGAGGAAGAGACAGAAATTATTGCAGGGATACCTAAGAAGGGATCGAAAGTCGAAtcaataaaagaaaaatattatcCTAATGATGATCtaaaaattgatatttataGTAATGTGGAAGAATGCccaatttgttttttcaaTATGCCTGCGCCGCTGAATAAGACAAAGTGCTGTAAACAGAACTTATGTACAGAgtgttttattttgatgaaAAGACAAAGACCGCAATTAAACAGGATTAGCAGGACATTGACAACAACCGATAACACAGAAATTGACATTGCTAGAGGCATATTCAGCTATACAGAACTCGATAATAATGAAGGCTCTCGGTATAGGATAACAATAAAAGTGAACTCTACTCCTGCAAAATGTCCATATTGTACTCAGGAAGATTTTGCTGTTACTTACAATCCTCCAAGTAGCAGAAGAACAGGCATTGGTGGTGTACCACCTGCTACTTATGATCCTAATGTCAAACCGTTTATCAATAGTAATAGGAAATCTCATATTATCAGTGAACTTGATAGAATTACCTGTGTTAAAAGTGATGATATTCGGCCGTACTGGCAATTAGCATCTAAACAAACAAGAGTTCTTTATCGTACTCATTTAAATCAAAGAGACTTACTAGCACGACTAGCCAATCACGAGGATCAAAATAACCATTCTGTTTCACAGTCGATGTCGGGATATGAATCAACGGGTCTGCGTCATGTAGAGGACAGCGCAGCCCATATTTTCTCCAATACAATACCGATTATAGCTCAAGAGTCTAATATGTCTAGACCAAATTAA
- the RPL13A gene encoding 60S ribosomal protein eL13 (CAGL0L06886g~Ortholog(s) have cell surface, cytosolic large ribosomal subunit localization), which yields MAISKNLPILKNHFRKHWQERVKVHFDQAGKKESRRSARVAKAAKIAPRPLDLLRPVVRAPTVKYNRKVRAGRGFSLAEIKAAGLTAAYARTVGIAVDHRRQNRNQETFDLNVQRLKEYQSKLIVFPRKGKAPETEQVLSVAATFPIAQASTEIETRAVEDNGESAFRTLRLARSDKKFKGIREKRAREKAEAEAEKKK from the exons ATGG CTATCTCCAAGAATTTAccaattttgaagaacCACTTCAGAAAGCACTGGCAAGAACGTGTCAAGGTGCACTTCGACCAAGCTGGTAAGAAGGAATCCAGACGTTCTGCTAGAGTTGCTAAGGCTGCCAAGATCGCTCCAAGACCATTGGACCTATTGAGACCAGTCGTTAGAGCTCCAACTGTCAAGTACAACAGAAAGGTCAGAGCTGGTAGAGGTTTCTCCTTGGCTGAAATTAAGGCTGCTGGTTTGACTGCTGCTTACGCTAGAACCGTCGGTATCGCTGTTGATCACAGACGTCAAAACAGAAACCAAGAAACTTTCGACTTGAACGTCCAAAGATTGAAGGAATACCAATCTAAGTTGATTGTCTTCCCAAGAAAGGGTAAGGCTCCAGAAACTGAACAAGTTCTATCTGTTGCCGCTACCTTCCCAATTGCTCAAGCTTCTACTGAAATTGAAACCAGAGCTGTTGAAGACAACGGTGAATCTGCTTTCAGAACCTTGAGATTGGCTAGATCTGACAAGAAGTTCAAGGGTATCAGAGAGAAGAGAGCCAGAGAGAAGGCTGAAGCTGAagctgaaaagaagaaataa
- the SUB2 gene encoding ATP-dependent RNA helicase SUB2 (CAGL0L06908g~Ortholog(s) have ATP-dependent RNA helicase activity), translating to MSHEGEEDLLEYSDNEQEIQVDNKETAVEGTTENEATQENGEADKKGSYVGIHSTGFKDFLLKPELSRAIIDCGFEHPSEVQQHTIPQSIHGTDVLCQAKSGLGKTAVFVLSTLQQLDPVPGEVSVVVICNARELAYQIRNEYLRFSKYMPDVRTAVFYGGTPIAKDAELLKNKDTAPHIVVATPGRLKALVRDKMIDLSHVKNFVIDECDKVLEELDMRRDVQEIFRATPRDKQVMMFSATLSQEIRPICRRFLQNPLEIFVDDEAKLTLHGLQQYYIKLEEREKNRKLAQLLDDLEFNQVIIFVKSTSRANELTKLLNASNFPAITVHGHMKQEERIARYKAFKDFEKRICVSTDVFGRGIDIERINLAINYDLLNEADQYLHRVGRAGRFGTKGLAISFVSNKEDEEVLSKIQERFDVKIAEFPEEGIDPSTYLNN from the coding sequence ATGTCCCACgaaggtgaagaagatTTATTGGAGTACTCTGACAACGAGCAAGAGATCCAAGTTGACAACAAGGAGACTGCTGTTGAAGGTACTACCGAAAATGAAGCTACCCAGGAGAATGGTGAGGCTGACAAGAAGGGTTCCTACGTTGGTATCCACTCTACCGGTTTCAAGGACTTCTTGTTGAAGCCTGAGTTGTCCAGAGCTATTATCGACTGTGGTTTCGAGCACCCTTCTGAAGTCCAACAGCACACCATCCCACAATCCATTCACGGTACAGATGTGCTATGTCAAGCCAAGTCCGGTTTGGGTAAGACCGCGGTCTTCGTCCTGTCCACATTGCAACAGCTAGATCCAGTTCCAGGTGAAGTGTCCGTTGTTGTTATATGTAACGCCAGAGAGTTGGCTTACCAAATCCGTAACGAATACCTAAGATTTTCCAAATACATGCCAGACGTCAGAACCGCTGTCTTTTACGGTGGTACTCCAATCGCCAAGGATGCCGAACTACTAAAGAACAAAGACACCGCTCCTCACATTGTTGTCGCTACTCCAGGTCGTCTAAAGGCCCTTGTTAGGGACAAGATGATTGACTTGTCTCACGTCAAGAACTTCGTTATCGATGAATGTGACAAGGTccttgaagaacttgacATGAGAAGAGACGTCCAAGAAATTTTCAGAGCCACTCCAAGAGACAAGCAAGTAATGATGTTCTCCGCCACCCTATCCCAAGAAATCAGACCAATCTGCAGAAGATTCCTACAAAACCCACTGGAAATCTTTGTCGATGATGAGGCTAAGTTGACTCTACACGGTCTACAACAATACTACATCAAATTAGAAGAGCGTGAGAAGAACCGTAAACTTGCACAATTGCTAGATGACTTAGAATTCAACCAAGTTATCATCTTTGTCAAATCTACCTCCAGAGCTAACGAACTAACGAAACTATTGAACGCTTCAAACTTCCCAGCCATTACCGTCCATGGCCACATGAAACAAGAAGAACGTATTGCCCGTTACAAGGCTTTCAAGGACTTTGAAAAGCGTATCTGTGTCTCCACTGATGTCTTCGGTAGAGGTATCGATATTGAACGTATCAACTTGGCTATTAACTACGATTTACTAAATGAAGCCGACCAATACTTACACCGTGTTGGTAGAGCCGGTAGATTCGGTACCAAGGGTTTGGCTATTTCTTTTGTCTCTAACAAGGAAGACGAGGAAGTCTTGTCCAAGATTCAAGAAAGATTCGACGTCAAGATTGCTGAATTCCCAGAGGAAGGTATTGACCCATCCACTTACTTAAACAACTAA
- a CDS encoding uncharacterized protein (CAGL0L06930g~Ortholog(s) have cytoplasm, nucleus localization), with product MARGNQRELARQKNLKKQQEAAKHQKKGDAKKRMESDAEILRQKQAAADARKEAERLEKLKAGKK from the coding sequence ATGGCTAGAGGTAACCAGAGAGAATTGGCTCGCCAAAAGAACTTAAAGAAACAGCAAGAAGCTGCAAAGCATCAAAAGAAAGGTGATGCCAAGAAGAGAATGGAGTCTGATGCTGAAATCTTGAGACAGAAGCAAGCTGCTGCGGATGCCAGAAAAGAAGCCGAGAGATTAGAGAAGCTCAAAGCTGGCAAAAAATGA
- the TIF34 gene encoding translation initiation factor eIF3 subunit i (CAGL0L06952g~Translation initiation factor eIF3, p39 subunit; protein abundance decreased in ace2 mutant cells), translated as MRPIVLMGHERPLTQVKYNREGDLLFTCSKDISASVWYSNNGERLGTLDGHMGSIWSIDSDHTSLYCVTGSADYTIKVWTLMNGQCVQTWNCPVPVKRVEFSPCGKYILAILDNVMKKPGSIEIYEVKRNPETNEITEFVEEPIHSIVTHEGLDAASVAGWSGEGKYIIAGHKDGKISKYDTQDGYKLVESQQVHKDSVSDLQFSPDRTYFITCSRDSNAHIIDIETFKVLKTYETDSPLNSAAITPLKEFVILGGGQDASEVTTTSASEGKFEARIYHKVFEEEIGRVVGHFGPLNSIAVSPQGTSYTSGGEEGLVRLHHFEKSYFDFKYDVEKAADAKEHISHEA; from the coding sequence ATGAGACCTATCGTTTTAATGGGACACGAGCGTCCACTGACGCAAGTTAAGTACAACAGAGAAGGTGATCTACTATTCACATGTTCTAAGGATATTTCTGCCAGTGTCTGGTACTCAAACAACGGTGAGAGATTGGGTACGTTGGATGGCCATATGGGTTCTATCTGGTCTATCGATTCCGACCACACTTCCTTATACTGTGTTACCGGTAGTGCCGATTATACCATCAAAGTGTGGACTCTAATGAACGGCCAATGTGTTCAGACATGGAACTGTCCTGTTCCAGTGAAGAGAGTCGAGTTCTCCCCATGTGGTAAGTATATCCTTGCGATCTTGGACAACGTTATGAAGAAGCCAGGTTCCATTGAAATTTACGAAGTTAAGAGAAATCCAGAAACTAATGAAATTACCGAGTTCGTAGAAGAACCAATTCACTCCATTGTGACACACGAGGGTCTCGATGCTGCCAGTGTAGCAGGCTGGTCCGGTGAGGGCAAGTACATCATTGCTGGTCACAAGGACGGTAAGATCAGTAAATATGACACTCAGGATGGCTACAAACTAGTGGAGTCCCAGCAAGTACACAAGGACAGTGTGAGTGATCTACAGTTCTCCCCAGACCGTACTTATTTTATCACATGCTCAAGAGACTCCAATGCTCACATTATAGATATTGAAACGTTTAAAGTGTTGAAGACATATGAAACAGACAGTCCTCTAAATAGTGCAGCCATCACTCCTCTAAAGGAATTCGTTATCCTAGGTGGTGGTCAAGATGCCAGTGAAGTTACAACTACCAGTGCTAGTGAAGGTAAGTTTGAAGCCAGAATTTACCACAAAGTTTTCGAAGAAGAGATCGGTAGAGTTGTTGGCCATTTCGGTCCTCTGAACTCCATCGCCGTTTCCCCACAAGGTACATCCTACACATCCGGTGGTGAAGAAGGTCTTGTTCGTTTGCACCACTTCGAGAAGAGCTACTTCGATTTCAAGTATGATGTTGAAAAGGCCGCTGATGCTAAGGAACATATTAGCCACGAAGCCTAA
- a CDS encoding carboxymethylenebutenolidase (CAGL0L06974g~Ortholog(s) have mitochondrion localization), with protein MLITESYHDVKTKEGNTLRIFVFSPKVKGYPNAKFPGVIVYSEIYQVTGPVARFAQKIASEGYVVVAPAIYHNFIGPEPLPYDVKGTDLGNEYKIKKPIPSYDEDNKLCCDLLYSLPQFDGKRIGATGMCLGGHLAFRALLDKRVNCATCFFPTDIHLKSLGLGKNDDSLERVSQEASKDQELVLIFGTADTHVSPEGRDLIRKTLRDQGVNFTFLEILDAQHAFIRDEFSKGRYDAAITQSCLGFLFEQFNRKLKTDLGEYVPDNKPLEHVC; from the coding sequence ATGCTAATCACAGAAAGCTACCACGACGTCAAGACAAAGGAAGGTAACACCTTGCGTATCTTTGTCTTCAGTCCAAAGGTGAAGGGTTACCCAAATGCCAAGTTCCCAGGTGTAATTGTGTACAGTGAAATCTACCAAGTCACTGGCCCTGTCGCTCGTTTTGCTCAGAAGATTGCCTCGGAAGGCTATGTTGTTGTTGCCCCTGCAATTTACCACAACTTCATTGGGCCCGAGCCTTTGCCATATGATGTGAAAGGTACTGACCTTGGTAACGAGTACAAGATTAAGAAGCCAATTCCTTCCTATGATGAGGACAACAAGCTGTGTTGTGACCTGTTGTACAGCTTACCACAGTTTGACGGTAAGAGGATCGGGGCTACTGGTATGTGTCTAGGTGGCCATTTGGCCTTCAGAGCCCTGTTGGACAAGAGAGTTAACTGTGCAACATGTTTCTTCCCAACAGATATCCATTTGAAGAGTCTTGGTCTTGGCAAGAACGATGACTCTTTGGAGCGTGTTTCCCAGGAAGCCTCGAAGGACCAGGAATTGGTGCTGATCTTCGGTACCGCTGACACACATGTCTCTCCAGAAGGCAGAGATTTGATCAGAAAGACCCTGAGAGACCAAGGTGTTAATTTCACCTTCTTGGAGATCCTGGATGCTCAGCATGCGTTCATCCGTGATGAGTTCAGCAAGGGTAGATACGATGCTGCCATCACTCAGAGCTGTTTAGGTTTCCTATTTGAGCAATTCAACAGAAAGTTGAAGACAGACCTAGGTGAGTATGTCCCTGACAATAAGCCTTTGGAACATGTGTGTTAA
- a CDS encoding uncharacterized protein (CAGL0L06996g~Protein of unknown function), translated as MSVGKKAGFIYIYTYMHLYESFFNKDKKKSQLDWLYIDKSIISQKKENQKRQLWNDRENILCKIGMTTKPMVSTRLLEWQNTCKNPVINLTPDRIEQLIYAYDTKTKKINSISTLLTKLELKKEKPQSRQESPLDLLTYKDGGFFIDGTSNLNLSEVENRIHRFLWEKYGKGFIYCYGCDPMGQKRHTEWFHLPIRDLSSVMRTIDAFCYSG; from the coding sequence ATGAGTGTTGGTAAGAAGGCCGGTTtcatatacatatatacatatatgcATCTCTATGAATCATTCTTCAATAAGGACAAAAAGAAGAGCCAATTGGACTGGCTATATATTGACAAATCTATTATTTCgcagaagaaagagaaccAGAAGCGTCAACTGTGGAATGACAGAGAGAATATACTCTGCAAAATAGGGATGACCACTAAGCCAATGGTGTCTACTAGACTGTTGGAATGGCAGAATACTTGTAAAAACCCTGTGATAAACTTAACACCTGACAGAATCGAGCAATTGATATATGCGTATGatacaaaaacaaagaaaatcaaCAGTATATCGACGCTACTGACAAAATTagaattgaagaaggagaagcCGCAGTCAAGGCAAGAATCCCCTTTGGATCTATTGACGTATAAAGATGGTGGGTTTTTTATAGATGGAACAAGTAATCTGAATTTATCCGAAGTAGAGAATAGGATACATAGATTTCTGTGGGAAAAGTATGGAAAAGGATTCATTTACTGTTATGGATGTGACCCAATGGGACAAAAGAGGCACACTGAGTGGTTTCACTTACCAATCAGAGATTTAAGTTCAGTAATGCGTACCATAGACGCCTTTTGTTATTCAGGTTAA
- the SRL4 gene encoding Srl4p (CAGL0L07018g~Protein of unknown function), giving the protein MHLRSIIGFLYKYIDTGKKLVPGRDAVLIVGGTMSKTGWNVCNLLVRRYNVEVINIDSKCAYSLLKKFSVIDSDQCEAMDLLEEQMINENDLANQEEAQVDDSLAELVLEGGLEQLYLEADEAKLLHPYRSSGNYTFIECRDLADSKCVIDAMLMALATGKRITVFINNLQEGLYSKCLENGGYVDSLEFFEKCTNTNVTNAIIATKYFISEFIPTINTNFGPENDYYIVNFTVDPRNQKLLLPASYFTTKAAIRQLHDGLSSEKSIYETTSKIKTLLVRIPETPANVDLHMERFEQIADLLIKNLKLGRAGTYNITATIFTNILADFRQFLDQLQY; this is encoded by the coding sequence ATGCACCTACGCAGTATCATCGGCTTCCTCTACAAGTACATCGATACAGGAAAGAAATTGGTTCCTGGGCGAGATGCTGTGCTTATTGTAGGAGGTACAATGTCGAAAACAGGATGGAATGTGTGCAATTTATTAGTTAGAAGATATAATGTCGAAGTGATCAACATTGACTCAAAATGTGCATATTCACTActgaaaaaattttcagttaTTGATTCTGATCAATGTGAAGCAATGGACCTACTGGAAGAACAAATGATAAACGAAAATGATTTGGCAAACCAAGAGGAGGCCCAAGTTGATGATTCACTTGCAGAGTTAGTACTTGAGGGTGGACTGGAACAATTATACTTGGAGGCTGACGAAGCAAAGTTACTCCATCCGTACAGGAGCAGTGGTAATTACACATTTATTGAATGTAGAGACCTGGCAGATTCTAAATGTGTAATAGATGCTATGCTTATGGCACTGGCAACAGGAAAACGTATTACCGTCTTTATCAATAACCTCCAAGAGGGCTTGTATAGCAAATGCCTCGAAAACGGTGGTTATGTGGACTCATTAGAGTTCTTTGAGAAATGTACCAATACTAACGTCACAAATGCAATAATtgcaacaaaatattttatctcAGAATTTATTCCAACTATAAATACAAACTTTGGGCCTGAGAAtgattattatattgtgAATTTCACTGTCGATCctagaaatcaaaaattgcTCTTACCAGCATCTTATTTCACAACAAAAGCGGCAATACGGCAATTACACGATGGATTATCTTCGGAGAAATCCATATACGAAACAACTTCGAAGATCAAAACATTGCTGGTAAGAATACCAGAGACTCCAGCAAATGTTGATTTACATATGGAGCGTTTTGAACAAATTGCTGATCTTTTAATTAAGAACCTGAAATTGGGAAGAGCTGGAACTTATAATATTACTGCAACAATATTTACTAATATCCTTGCAGACTTCAGACAGTTTTTGGACCAATTACAATATTAG
- the LUC7 gene encoding Luc7p (CAGL0L07040g~Ortholog(s) have mRNA binding activity, role in mRNA splice site selection and U1 snRNP, U2-type prespliceosome, cytosol localization) gives MSAAAEQRKQIRQLMGGHEVHYSRYNRGQFDKDRYLRNELTDPRVCKSYLVGECPYDLFQGTKQSLGRCPQIHLAKHKLKYERETEIEGKRYPEFEREYFMILSKFVSECDNQISVAIRKLEHTPEEKKLIQQVTAELDNIDTKIALMTEEIEILAHNNETTKALLQSVKLQKLKQERKIVAKKVRNITENVGQSAQQKLQVCDVCGAYLSRLDTDRRLADHFLGKVHIGYAKMREQYMYYKQKLNRS, from the coding sequence ATGTCGGCAGCTGCAGAACAAAGGAAACAGATTCGGCAGCTCATGGGAGGCCATGAGGTGCATTACAGCCGTTACAATAGAGGGcaatttgataaagataGATATTTGAGGAATGAGCTGACGGATCCAAGGGTATGTAAATCGTACTTGGTTGGTGAATGTCCCTATGACTTATTTCAAGGTACTAAGCAAAGTTTAGGTCGCTGCCCCCAGATTCATCTTGCAAAACACAAGCTGAAATATGAAAGAGAAACCGAAATAGAAGGGAAAAGGTATCCAGAATTCGAACGAGAGTATTTTatgatattatcaaaattcGTAAGTGAATGTGACAATCAAATATCGGTGGCAATTAGAAAACTAGAACACACACCTgaggaaaagaaacttaTACAGCAAGTGACAGCAGAACTTGACAATATAGATACTAAGATTGCTTTGATGACCGAGGAAATTGAGATTCTGGCCCATAATAATGAAACCACAAAGGCCCTTTTGCAATCAGTAAAACTACAAAAGCTTAAAcaagagagaaaaataGTAGCCAAAAAGGTACGAAACATTACAGAAAATGTGGGCCAAAGTGCACAACAGAAATTACAGGTATGCGATGTGTGTGGTGCCTACCTTTCCAGACTAGACACTGATAGAAGACTTGCTGACCATTTCCTGGGCAAAGTGCATATTGGATACGCTAAGATGAGAGAACAATACATGTACtataaacaaaaattgaatcGTTCTTAA